The following nucleotide sequence is from Saimiri boliviensis isolate mSaiBol1 chromosome 6, mSaiBol1.pri, whole genome shotgun sequence.
AGCATACTGTTGTGTCTTTTCAGTATTTGGATTATTAAAACAATTATGAAGATTGTATAGAAAGCGATAGCAATCTCTCCATGATAAGTAATGaatgaacaataaaataatagagCATTTTATATATGTCAGAATTGCAGCAATGTGTAGTTTCTGTTGCGGAGATACAATGACAAATATGTCAGAGTGATGTCATTAGAcaagatttgttttcctttatgctttttttttttgctagcattttccaataaatattacatgtcaataattgttttaaacatttaaaaattactgctaaattttaaataatataatgcaCAGAACTTTAAACAGATTTCTAGCCAATGTTGATCAAAGCTATACTACCACTACAGCTCTTAGCTTCATAAATATACTTTGTGCAGAGAGAAATAATGTGTCCCCGCAAAATATCTTCTTTACCtttcatcccatcccatccccacACCCTAAGTGAGCTAATAATTTTAACACTAAATCAGTACTTACATATtaacaataaaattgattttaaggATATTAAGGTATTAAAACAATTTACACCAATGTTAAGCTTGATTAAACTCTCTTTTTATCCAGACCACCTCAAGAGATATGACTCAGATCAATTGCACCCAGGTGACAGAGTTTATTCTTGTGGGCCTCACAGATCGTCAGGAGTTGAAGACACCCCTCTTTGTGCTATTCTTATCAATCTACTTCTTCACGGTAGTAGGCAACCTGGGTTTGATCCTACTCATTAGAGCAGATGAAAAACTCAACACACCAATGTACTTTTTTCTTAGCAACCTAGCCTTTGTTGATTTCTGTTACTCTTCTGTCATTACACCCAAAATGCTTGGGAATTTCTTgtacaaacaaaatattatttcgTTCAATGCATGTGCTGCTCAGTTGGGCTGTTTCCTGACCTTCATGACAGCTGAGTGCTTGCTACTGGCTTCCATGGCCTATGACCGGTATGTGGCCATTTGTAACCCTCTGACATATACACTGATAATGTCCCCAGGAATCTGCATTCAGCTTGTGGCTGCTCCCTATAGCTACAGCATCTTGGTTGCACTGTTTCACACCATCCTCACCTTCCGCTTCTCCTATTGCCACTCCAATATTGTCAACCATTTCTATTGTGATGACATGCCTCTCCTCAGGCTAACTTGCTCAGACACTAGCTCCAAACAGCTGTGGATCTTTGCCTGTGCTGGTATCATGTCCATTTCCTCCCTTCTGATTGTCTTTGTCTCTTATATGTTCATCATTTCTGCCATCCTGAGAATGCGCTCAGCTGAGGGAAGACAGAAGGCTTTCTCAACGTGTGGCTCTCACATGCTGGCAGTCACCATATTCTATGGGACCCTGATTTTTATGTACTTACAGCCTAGCTCTAACCATGCCCTGGACACAGACAAGATGGCCTCTGTCTTCTACACAGTGATCATTCCCATGTTGAATCCTCTGATCTACAGCCTTCGGAATAAAGAGGTGAAAGAAGCTCTGAAGAAAGTCATCATCAATAAAAACCAGACTTTTGTGTTTATTAAATTAGGAAAGTGACttgaataagtaaaaataaactttgtcatggtatgattttttttccccagtagaaGTTATCAGAATGGCTATTTCTTAACATGTGATCTatctatatgtacatatttttggtGTGTAATACAATTTTCCAGAGAATTTCTCTGAAAATGTCTGGTGTAAAAGTAACTATAATAATTTACACTGCTTCTCTTATTTTtcacatgaaaaatatattaaaattgttcATTGTATTGCATAATATTTTATACCAATTTTCCCATTTCTCAAATGAAGAGTCCATAAAAAGTCATCATCATGATATATAATTAGTTGTGTTCAAAGCGCAGACAAAGGTTAACTCTTCTCCCATCCAGCTCCAGTTCAGGATTCTGAAGCTGTATTTACAATATCCCACATGAAGAATAAAGACACAtcatctaaatattttctttcacaattcctcatttttttaaaaaaagatatgacaatataaaaatgtcccatatttatacatttaatatatcgCCTTTATTATACAAAGAGTACTGCTTTCTAAGCTCACCTATGGCACTGATCAAATATGCCTTCTAATTCCtggaagtcttgttctgtctctgaagactaattttttaagagaatgcTTTTCTTATGCCTACAAGATCTCATTATACTTTTTCCCAAAATGTGAAAAAGGCAACTCAGGGATAGAATTCTGGAGGGATTCGGGGAGGGCATTATAATTCAAGCAAATATATTCACAGTCATTGAATCATCATAAATCATTTTACCAGTAACAAGAATTATATAAAGCTGTGTTTGGCAAAGCTCAGGTAAGCTGGTCATTATTTATTAAGGTATAGCTTATAACACAATGAACCCAGTAGGCAATGTAGCTAAGTGAATAAGCACACGGCTTATAGTCAAAGAACATGGTCAGATTCCAAACATGGCATTGTGCTCCATGTGTGCTCTTACCAGTTTATTCATCAGGTAAATGAGAATAATGTTACTCAGTTTAGAGACTTTTGAGGACTAAGCAACATGGAAAGGGGTAATAGCTCATGGTAGGCACTTGTATATCATTTCCCTTCCTTCTATGAACCTGCAAACTCGAATGCTAGCTAGCCTACTAATTATAAGTCTCGTGAACTTGAGGGAGCAATTTATAAATGAGGATTATTGTACAACTCAGCTGATAAATTGATAAATGTGATAGAGGGAGTATGTGTAATaatctttaagtatttttttaactttatttaaagccatgagtagaagtgcaggtttgttatgtacgTACactgtgtcatgggggtttgttgtatagatttttttcatcacctaggtattcagcctagtacccattagttatttttcctgattgaATCCTTCCTCCCAACCTCCAGCCTCCAAAGGGCCCCAGTATGTTTTGTTCTCCTCTATGTGTTTATGTGTTCCCACCATTTAACTTAAGAAAGGTTTGATTTTCTGACTCATAcctatcatttaatattttttcttcactctttttcatcTATACCCTATTTCCATACTTAAT
It contains:
- the LOC101040607 gene encoding olfactory receptor 8U9, encoding MTQINCTQVTEFILVGLTDRQELKTPLFVLFLSIYFFTVVGNLGLILLIRADEKLNTPMYFFLSNLAFVDFCYSSVITPKMLGNFLYKQNIISFNACAAQLGCFLTFMTAECLLLASMAYDRYVAICNPLTYTLIMSPGICIQLVAAPYSYSILVALFHTILTFRFSYCHSNIVNHFYCDDMPLLRLTCSDTSSKQLWIFACAGIMSISSLLIVFVSYMFIISAILRMRSAEGRQKAFSTCGSHMLAVTIFYGTLIFMYLQPSSNHALDTDKMASVFYTVIIPMLNPLIYSLRNKEVKEALKKVIINKNQTFVFIKLGK